In one Umezawaea sp. Da 62-37 genomic region, the following are encoded:
- a CDS encoding DUF2690 domain-containing protein, protein MGRYLVAAGLVTGAVLAGAPVAQAGPQHHGTNPATTGCANGSTAIASRPVTDAYGAHVTDVEVRYSASCGTNWIRLYNPVPGTTAYKSIRAQGGDWLPVEADGGTVWSYSMQVYAPGSTCIEFSVMIQGPGYQADTGPYSIVIC, encoded by the coding sequence ATGGGTAGATACCTCGTCGCTGCCGGATTGGTGACCGGTGCGGTGTTGGCAGGGGCGCCCGTAGCTCAGGCAGGCCCCCAGCACCACGGCACCAATCCGGCGACCACGGGGTGCGCGAACGGCTCGACCGCCATCGCGAGCCGACCGGTGACCGACGCGTACGGAGCGCACGTCACCGACGTGGAGGTCCGCTACTCCGCGTCGTGCGGCACGAACTGGATCCGGCTGTACAACCCGGTCCCCGGCACGACCGCCTACAAGTCGATCCGCGCGCAGGGTGGTGACTGGCTCCCGGTGGAGGCCGACGGCGGCACCGTGTGGAGCTACAGCATGCAGGTCTACGCCCCCGGCTCCACCTGCATCGAGTTCTCGGTCATGATCCAGGGTCCCGGCTACCAGGCCGACACAGGTCCGTACAGCATCGTCATCTGCTGA
- a CDS encoding extracellular solute-binding protein → MAIGWGEFPDWISAFGSVFALVFAASAVVVTRRTYRIESDRDHVNAALRERQQELMRQGQATAVSAWWGESEDGNWGAFVRNASGAPVYQVFLTVLDSDDRSDGAKFHFLVVPPSDKAVFCPAAQRWSAGRTSVHRVKLCFTDVTGVRWQRNQYGRISELEPALHVKSDSVRALAVARFKDDFQATYGVHVTFDTSSLDLSQASFVDDLERAPEVDALVCPHDWIGDLLSRGLIEPTLLADHHRELFQEWTLSALTMNGRLYGLPTTVDTVALFRNVELAPSPPSTFDELIAHGAELKSRGRVDEALAVRIGENGDPFQIWPLFTSAGGTLFGRRGSTGLGGPGSIRAFEKLRELGESGLSVLRRSMDAQEAFDLFARGRTPYLITSSDAFAHVSEHGVPFAITAVPGFADGGPAQALSLVHGFVVTSKGPNRIIAHDLFADYLTHEHVMSALSQSIGAPNALRGVPSADAGLKAFYDLCELGQPMPADPCMRKLWRILERAELAAVSGVAGEVVAQEAAIAADELLGSM, encoded by the coding sequence ATGGCGATCGGATGGGGCGAGTTCCCGGATTGGATTTCGGCGTTCGGCTCGGTCTTCGCGCTGGTCTTCGCCGCCTCGGCGGTGGTGGTCACCCGCCGGACGTACCGGATCGAATCGGACCGCGACCACGTCAACGCCGCGTTGCGGGAGAGGCAGCAAGAACTAATGAGGCAGGGCCAAGCCACCGCGGTCTCCGCGTGGTGGGGCGAGTCGGAGGACGGGAACTGGGGGGCCTTCGTGCGGAACGCTTCCGGCGCACCCGTCTACCAGGTCTTCCTGACGGTGTTGGACAGCGACGACAGGTCGGACGGCGCGAAGTTCCACTTCCTGGTCGTCCCGCCTTCGGACAAGGCGGTCTTCTGCCCGGCCGCGCAGCGGTGGTCTGCCGGGCGGACGTCGGTCCACCGGGTGAAGCTCTGCTTCACGGACGTGACGGGCGTGCGGTGGCAGCGCAACCAGTACGGACGCATCAGCGAGCTGGAACCCGCTCTCCACGTCAAGTCGGATTCGGTTCGAGCGCTGGCCGTCGCCCGGTTCAAGGACGACTTCCAAGCCACGTACGGCGTCCACGTCACCTTCGACACGAGTTCGCTGGACCTGAGTCAGGCGAGTTTCGTGGACGACCTGGAGCGCGCCCCGGAGGTCGACGCGCTCGTGTGCCCCCATGACTGGATCGGGGATCTCTTGAGTCGAGGACTCATCGAACCCACGCTGCTGGCGGATCACCACCGGGAACTGTTCCAGGAGTGGACTCTGTCGGCACTTACGATGAACGGGAGGTTGTACGGGCTGCCGACGACCGTCGACACCGTCGCGCTGTTCCGCAACGTCGAGTTGGCGCCGTCCCCTCCGTCGACGTTCGACGAGTTGATCGCACACGGAGCGGAACTGAAATCCAGGGGCCGCGTGGACGAGGCGCTCGCGGTTCGCATCGGCGAGAACGGCGATCCGTTCCAGATCTGGCCGCTGTTCACCAGCGCGGGCGGCACGCTGTTCGGTCGACGCGGCTCTACCGGCTTGGGCGGTCCGGGGTCGATCCGGGCGTTCGAGAAATTGCGGGAACTGGGCGAATCGGGCCTGAGCGTGTTGCGGAGGTCGATGGACGCGCAAGAAGCGTTCGACCTCTTCGCCCGAGGCCGGACTCCCTACCTCATCACCAGCTCCGACGCGTTCGCCCACGTCAGCGAACACGGCGTTCCATTCGCCATCACCGCTGTTCCCGGCTTCGCAGACGGCGGTCCTGCGCAAGCGTTGAGCCTGGTGCACGGATTCGTCGTGACGAGCAAAGGGCCCAATCGAATCATCGCTCACGACCTGTTCGCCGACTACCTGACGCACGAGCACGTCATGAGTGCTCTCTCTCAGAGCATCGGAGCTCCGAACGCCTTGAGAGGAGTGCCATCAGCGGATGCCGGTCTGAAAGCGTTCTACGACCTCTGCGAGTTGGGGCAGCCGATGCCAGCTGATCCCTGCATGCGAAAACTGTGGCGGATACTCGAGCGAGCGGAACTGGCAGCGGTCTCCGGAGTCGCCGGTGAGGTCGTCGCGCAGGAGGCTGCCATTGCGGCTGATGAACTACTTGGATCAATGTAA
- a CDS encoding GH92 family glycosyl hydrolase, translating to MSALGVGALLIASVATPPARAAAAVADPAGLVSTLIGSSNHGETFPGATTPFGMVQFSPENTRGDQTRAAAPGGYRYDATRIRGFALTHMSGTGCAGGYGDIPFLPHAGAVDTSPSADTTDAKYASDFAHADESGTAGQYQVGLASGIGAELTATTRTAAARWTYPAGKTASLLVRTSNSEVGSSAAQTTVDTANRTISGSVTSGNFCGYINAIGRRSYYTLHFHAVFDQPFTSTGTWQDGTLRPGTTSASGGTTYGTNGYPVAGRGSGGYVTFAAGQAVTMRVGISFVSQANAQANLEAENPSGTGFDSVRQAARAAWNTELQRVEITGGTAAQQTTFYTALYHSLLHPNVFSDTNGQYTGMDQAVHTVSGGQRAQYANFSGWDAYRSQLQLLTLVRPDVGGDIAQSLLNQANQNNGVWDRWTHAAGGTHVMTGDPAHAAVPSIYAFGGTGFDAQGALASMVRAATTVTSADLSRDGWNVMVVGERPSLDKWLSKHYIPANGNAWGGAGETLEDSVADFGVSQLAARLGQNTTRDEFLARAQYWANVYNPANGGYAQDRNDNGTWPSSDPAGSGGFAEGSAAQYTWMVPHNVRGLFDKMGGNATATTRLDTFFHRADGTWALTGAGGLKAEMNNEPSIGAPWLYDFAGSPHKTQQTVRQVVNTLWSNAPGGIPGQDDLGAMSSWYVWAAMGLYPLAPGRAELLVASPLFPRIVVHRGNGATLTLDAPNAAAASPYVQALAVNGVPTTKPWLPESFAGTGGTLSFTLGTTPNTGWGSAAADAPPSFDTGTQAPTNLALGKPASGSVSCNGNETADKAVNGSVSGGSSDKFCSTAAVKYLQVDLGRKLDLGSVVVRHAGAGGENAAWNTRDFDVRVSDDGATWSTAVQVRGNTANASTHAVSVSGRYVRIDVRASEQNGNTAARVYEVEVYQ from the coding sequence TTGTCAGCCCTCGGAGTCGGAGCACTGCTGATCGCGTCGGTCGCGACCCCGCCCGCTCGGGCCGCCGCAGCCGTCGCCGACCCCGCCGGCCTGGTGAGCACCCTGATCGGGAGCAGCAACCACGGCGAGACCTTCCCCGGCGCGACCACCCCGTTCGGCATGGTGCAGTTCAGCCCGGAGAACACGCGAGGTGACCAGACCCGTGCCGCGGCGCCCGGCGGCTACCGCTACGACGCCACGCGCATCAGGGGATTCGCGCTGACGCACATGTCCGGCACCGGGTGCGCGGGCGGCTACGGCGACATCCCGTTCCTGCCGCACGCGGGCGCGGTGGACACCTCGCCCAGCGCCGACACCACCGACGCGAAGTACGCGAGCGACTTCGCCCACGCCGACGAGAGCGGAACCGCGGGCCAGTACCAGGTCGGGCTGGCCTCCGGGATCGGTGCGGAACTCACCGCGACCACCCGCACCGCCGCCGCGCGCTGGACCTACCCGGCGGGCAAGACCGCCTCGCTGCTCGTGCGCACGTCGAACTCGGAAGTGGGCAGCAGCGCCGCGCAGACCACGGTCGACACCGCCAACCGCACCATCTCCGGCTCGGTGACCAGCGGCAACTTCTGCGGCTACATCAACGCGATCGGCAGGCGCAGCTACTACACCCTGCACTTCCACGCCGTGTTCGACCAGCCGTTCACCAGCACCGGCACCTGGCAGGACGGCACGCTGCGGCCCGGCACCACCAGCGCGTCGGGAGGCACCACCTACGGGACCAACGGCTACCCGGTCGCCGGTCGCGGCTCCGGTGGTTACGTCACCTTCGCCGCGGGCCAGGCGGTCACCATGCGGGTCGGCATCTCCTTCGTGAGCCAGGCCAACGCGCAGGCCAACCTGGAGGCGGAGAACCCGTCCGGAACCGGCTTCGACTCGGTGCGGCAGGCCGCCCGCGCTGCCTGGAACACCGAGCTCCAGCGCGTCGAGATCACCGGCGGCACCGCCGCGCAGCAGACCACCTTCTACACCGCCCTCTACCACTCCCTGTTGCACCCCAACGTGTTCAGCGACACCAACGGGCAGTACACGGGCATGGACCAGGCGGTCCACACCGTGTCGGGCGGCCAGCGGGCGCAGTACGCCAACTTCTCCGGCTGGGATGCTTACCGCAGCCAGTTGCAGCTGCTCACCCTGGTGCGACCCGACGTCGGCGGCGACATAGCCCAGTCGTTGTTGAACCAGGCCAACCAGAACAACGGCGTGTGGGACCGGTGGACCCACGCGGCGGGCGGAACCCACGTGATGACCGGCGATCCCGCGCACGCGGCCGTGCCGAGCATCTACGCCTTCGGCGGTACGGGTTTCGACGCGCAAGGCGCCCTGGCGTCGATGGTGCGCGCCGCGACCACGGTCACGAGCGCGGACCTCAGCCGCGACGGGTGGAACGTCATGGTGGTCGGCGAACGACCATCGCTGGACAAGTGGCTGTCCAAGCACTACATCCCGGCCAACGGCAACGCGTGGGGCGGGGCGGGGGAGACCCTGGAGGACTCCGTCGCCGACTTCGGCGTCTCGCAGCTGGCGGCGCGACTGGGGCAGAACACGACCCGCGACGAGTTCCTCGCTCGCGCGCAGTACTGGGCGAACGTGTACAACCCGGCCAACGGCGGGTACGCCCAGGACCGCAACGACAACGGCACTTGGCCCTCTTCGGATCCGGCGGGCAGCGGCGGGTTCGCCGAGGGCAGCGCGGCGCAGTACACGTGGATGGTGCCGCACAACGTGCGCGGGCTGTTCGACAAGATGGGCGGCAACGCCACGGCGACCACCCGGCTGGACACCTTCTTCCACCGCGCCGACGGGACCTGGGCGTTGACGGGAGCAGGCGGGCTCAAGGCCGAGATGAACAATGAGCCGTCCATCGGCGCGCCATGGCTCTACGACTTCGCGGGCAGTCCCCACAAGACCCAGCAGACCGTGCGCCAGGTGGTCAACACGCTGTGGTCGAACGCGCCGGGCGGCATTCCGGGACAGGACGACCTGGGAGCCATGTCGTCGTGGTACGTCTGGGCCGCCATGGGCCTCTACCCGCTCGCCCCCGGCCGCGCCGAACTGCTGGTCGCGAGCCCGTTGTTCCCGCGGATCGTGGTGCACCGCGGCAACGGCGCCACCCTGACCCTCGACGCCCCCAACGCCGCCGCCGCGTCGCCCTACGTCCAGGCCCTCGCGGTCAACGGCGTTCCCACGACCAAGCCGTGGCTGCCGGAATCCTTCGCCGGCACCGGGGGCACCCTGTCGTTCACCCTCGGCACGACTCCCAACACGGGGTGGGGCAGCGCCGCGGCCGACGCGCCACCGTCGTTCGACACCGGCACGCAGGCGCCGACGAACCTGGCGCTGGGGAAGCCCGCGTCGGGATCGGTGTCGTGCAACGGGAACGAGACCGCCGACAAGGCGGTGAACGGGAGCGTGTCGGGTGGTTCGTCGGACAAGTTCTGCTCCACGGCGGCGGTGAAGTACCTCCAGGTCGACCTGGGCCGCAAGCTCGACCTGGGGTCCGTCGTGGTGAGGCACGCAGGCGCGGGCGGTGAGAACGCGGCGTGGAACACGCGGGACTTCGACGTGCGGGTGTCCGACGACGGTGCCACGTGGTCGACAGCGGTTCAGGTGCGGGGCAATACGGCCAACGCGAGCACGCACGCGGTGTCGGTGTCGGGGCGCTACGTCAGGATCGACGTGCGGGCCTCGGAGCAGAACGGCAACACCGCGGCCCGCGTCTACGAGGTGGAGGTGTACCAGTAG
- a CDS encoding helix-turn-helix transcriptional regulator, translating to MGGSGEPVRRPWIDGGPPGGLFHVALRAAIRERGLTLERLRFHLAQRGVSVGLSSLSNWQNGHSRPETPASLNAVRELERVLGVRPESLARLVATGGRGQAARTPAPRCADIAPVTDLLDVLLSSDNQDVEVIGVQHKITVDAERCATSLWSQLLVRAVRDGVDRYVVRYYGNPSCVPGLVVARGLVNCRLGRFVPHPSAPGLVHELLFDHVLRAGETWVFESELVDPTAGVSTEFAYGFRNPTRQFLLQARFDPRALPLRCYAFAQQDLEDERHTTGDLRLSEHHSVHLLASAIDSGVLGIGWQWT from the coding sequence ATGGGTGGATCGGGTGAACCGGTGCGGAGGCCGTGGATCGACGGTGGTCCGCCCGGTGGGCTGTTCCACGTCGCACTCCGCGCGGCCATCCGGGAACGCGGTCTCACCCTCGAACGCCTGCGGTTCCACCTGGCCCAGCGGGGTGTCTCGGTCGGCTTGTCGAGCCTGAGCAACTGGCAGAACGGGCACAGCCGCCCGGAAACCCCGGCGTCCCTGAACGCCGTGCGCGAACTGGAGCGCGTCCTCGGCGTCCGACCGGAGTCGTTGGCGCGCCTCGTGGCGACGGGCGGCAGGGGGCAGGCCGCGAGGACGCCTGCCCCGCGCTGCGCGGACATCGCGCCGGTCACCGATCTGCTCGACGTCCTGCTGTCCTCGGACAACCAGGACGTCGAGGTGATCGGCGTCCAGCACAAGATCACCGTCGACGCCGAGCGGTGCGCGACGTCGCTGTGGTCGCAACTCCTGGTCCGCGCCGTGCGGGACGGCGTGGACCGGTACGTGGTGCGCTACTACGGGAACCCCTCCTGCGTACCCGGACTGGTGGTCGCACGAGGGCTGGTCAATTGCCGTCTGGGCAGGTTCGTACCGCATCCCAGCGCGCCAGGGCTGGTCCACGAGTTGCTGTTCGACCACGTGCTGCGGGCGGGGGAGACGTGGGTGTTCGAAAGCGAGCTGGTCGACCCCACCGCGGGGGTGTCGACCGAGTTCGCCTACGGGTTCCGCAACCCCACCCGGCAGTTCCTCCTCCAAGCGCGCTTCGACCCCCGCGCGTTGCCGCTGCGCTGCTACGCCTTCGCCCAGCAGGACCTCGAGGACGAGCGGCACACGACCGGCGACCTCCGCCTCAGCGAGCACCACTCGGTCCACCTGCTCGCGTCCGCCATCGACTCCGGTGTGCTGGGGATCGGGTGGCAGTGGACCTGA
- a CDS encoding glycosyltransferase family 4 protein, which translates to MAKTNDFDVTVALDYYAPYVSGLTEAARVIAEGLAARGWRIAVACAQHDPTLPKREVINGVHVHRAPVITRISRGFLCPALPVLTSQLASRSALLHLHLPMPEAAFMVNRVGSTKVASTYHIDSFLPHGAINRFGMRVVDTSARIAIGKSDLVIVNSDDQARGSRLWPTMKRRPLRAISSPCLDRRGGEPTLRDGTGLHVGFMGRIAVEKGIEYLIRAFRAIDDPAARLLLAGDYEHIAGGSNIAQLRVEAGDDQRIRFLGMLRGQRVRDFYASIDVFSLPSISESFGIVQAEAMMTGVPSVTTDIAGGRYPVQATGFGRIVPPRDPAALRTALLDLSSMSAEERLAGQRTALEMFGVEACVDAYEDAFQLLTNRVRRVA; encoded by the coding sequence ATGGCCAAGACGAACGACTTCGACGTGACGGTCGCGCTGGACTACTACGCGCCGTACGTCAGCGGCCTCACCGAGGCCGCCAGGGTGATCGCGGAAGGGCTCGCCGCCCGCGGCTGGCGGATCGCGGTCGCCTGCGCCCAGCACGACCCCACCCTGCCCAAGCGCGAGGTGATCAACGGCGTCCACGTCCACCGGGCGCCGGTGATCACCCGCATCAGCCGCGGCTTCCTGTGCCCCGCCTTACCCGTGCTGACCTCGCAGCTGGCGAGCCGGTCGGCACTCCTGCACCTGCACCTGCCCATGCCCGAGGCGGCGTTCATGGTCAACCGCGTGGGCTCGACGAAGGTGGCGAGCACCTACCACATCGACTCCTTCCTGCCGCACGGCGCGATCAACCGGTTCGGCATGCGAGTGGTCGACACGTCCGCGCGGATCGCGATCGGCAAGTCCGACCTGGTGATCGTCAACAGCGACGACCAGGCCCGCGGCTCGCGGCTGTGGCCGACCATGAAGCGGAGACCCCTGCGGGCGATCTCCTCACCGTGCCTGGACCGCCGCGGTGGCGAGCCGACGCTGCGCGACGGCACGGGCCTGCACGTGGGCTTCATGGGGCGCATCGCCGTGGAGAAGGGCATCGAGTACCTGATCCGCGCCTTCCGGGCCATCGACGACCCGGCCGCCCGATTGCTGCTCGCGGGCGACTACGAGCACATCGCAGGCGGCAGCAACATCGCCCAGTTGCGGGTCGAGGCGGGCGACGACCAGCGCATCCGGTTCCTCGGCATGCTGCGCGGCCAGCGGGTGCGCGACTTCTACGCCTCGATCGACGTGTTCTCCCTCCCGTCCATCTCCGAATCCTTCGGCATCGTCCAAGCCGAGGCCATGATGACCGGCGTCCCGTCGGTGACCACGGACATCGCCGGCGGCCGCTACCCGGTGCAGGCCACCGGTTTCGGCCGAATCGTGCCCCCGCGCGACCCGGCGGCGCTGCGCACCGCGCTGCTCGACCTTTCCTCGATGTCGGCCGAGGAGCGGTTGGCCGGTCAGCGCACGGCGCTGGAGATGTTCGGTGTGGAGGCGTGCGTCGACGCGTACGAGGACGCGTTCCAGTTGCTGACCAACCGCGTGCGCCGCGTGGCGTGA
- a CDS encoding lysylphosphatidylglycerol synthase domain-containing protein, whose product MTAQAGKKHLPRWLRIAATTTILVIAAVYIGHDLVGRGEETLQALRALRPAPLVLALLVVSAGVVITALSWREPLSAMSGPITSGDAIRLFAAGQLGKYVPGVMWSVVLQAQLAARSGITSTQIVATFGVYALISIATGAGIGLPATAALADDRPVWVTGGMIGLAVVGLLVLPWVLRLVLHRASRLRLLRDRLAPVGIKPLRRSMLLCTVSWLVSGLHVWVLAIALGASPSAALLPCVAGFALATVAGTLVFVVPDGLGVREGVLVAVLSGCLPLPAAVVVATASRVLLICSDVVMFLYGSWSARRARVDPAPIPR is encoded by the coding sequence ATGACCGCACAGGCGGGGAAGAAGCACCTGCCGAGGTGGCTGCGCATCGCCGCCACCACGACGATCCTCGTCATCGCGGCCGTCTACATCGGACACGACCTCGTCGGCAGGGGAGAGGAGACCCTCCAAGCGCTGCGGGCGCTGCGACCCGCCCCGCTGGTGCTGGCCCTGCTGGTCGTCAGCGCCGGTGTGGTGATCACGGCGCTGTCCTGGCGGGAGCCGCTGAGCGCGATGTCCGGGCCGATCACCTCCGGCGACGCCATCCGGCTGTTCGCCGCGGGCCAGCTCGGCAAGTACGTGCCCGGCGTGATGTGGTCGGTGGTGCTCCAGGCCCAGCTCGCCGCCCGTTCCGGCATCACGTCGACCCAGATCGTGGCCACCTTCGGCGTCTACGCGCTGATCTCCATCGCCACCGGGGCGGGCATCGGGCTGCCCGCGACGGCCGCGCTCGCCGACGACCGCCCGGTCTGGGTCACCGGCGGCATGATCGGGCTCGCCGTGGTGGGGTTGCTCGTCCTGCCGTGGGTGCTGCGCCTGGTGCTGCACCGGGCGTCGCGCCTGCGCCTGCTGCGCGACCGATTGGCACCGGTGGGCATCAAGCCGTTGCGCCGCTCGATGCTGCTGTGCACGGTGTCGTGGCTGGTCAGCGGTCTGCACGTGTGGGTGCTCGCGATCGCGCTCGGCGCGTCGCCCTCGGCCGCGCTGCTCCCTTGCGTCGCGGGCTTCGCGCTGGCCACCGTGGCGGGCACGCTCGTCTTCGTGGTCCCCGACGGGCTCGGCGTGCGCGAGGGCGTCCTGGTGGCCGTGCTCAGCGGTTGTCTGCCCCTTCCTGCCGCGGTCGTCGTCGCGACGGCCAGCAGGGTCCTGCTGATCTGCTCCGACGTGGTGATGTTCCTCTACGGCTCGTGGTCCGCCCGACGCGCCCGGGTCGACCCGGCCCCGATCCCGCGGTGA
- a CDS encoding glycosyltransferase family 2 protein, giving the protein MNEETTSDRPLVSIIIPNYDYAKTLGACLRAAFGQTHHPLEVVVVDDGSTDESVRIAEEFPCELLKTANGGVSSARNLGARHSRGEILFFLDSDVELRPDAVAVAVELLDADPSLGAVCGIYDWVPLVDDGVVERYKVLHGHFWRVRSAGEVRLASFSLGAFRRGVFEAVGPLDENLRYTEDVEYGARMSAVSRIETSTRIVGRHDDDDKLSVLLRKQFTRSIPLVALFVQRGPERPRLDDTAFRPTGVAAATIAVAAVPAALVWPWLLPLPALCLVAFAASERALLGFVRGKAGTRFTLLFLVLHLLMNFTTGAAAGVGAVRWLVSGRFRRYYRQGERVPTTSARGAVDA; this is encoded by the coding sequence GTGAACGAGGAGACCACGTCGGACCGGCCGCTGGTCTCGATCATCATCCCCAACTACGACTACGCGAAGACGCTCGGCGCCTGCCTGCGCGCGGCGTTCGGGCAGACCCACCACCCGCTGGAGGTCGTGGTCGTCGACGACGGCAGCACCGACGAGTCCGTCCGGATCGCCGAGGAGTTCCCCTGCGAACTGCTCAAGACGGCCAACGGCGGCGTCTCCTCGGCCCGCAACCTGGGTGCGCGGCACAGCCGCGGCGAGATCCTGTTCTTCCTCGACTCCGACGTGGAGTTGCGCCCCGACGCGGTCGCCGTCGCGGTGGAACTGCTCGACGCCGACCCGTCGCTGGGGGCGGTGTGCGGCATCTACGACTGGGTGCCGCTCGTGGACGACGGCGTGGTCGAGCGGTACAAGGTGCTCCACGGCCACTTCTGGCGGGTGCGCAGCGCGGGTGAGGTGCGGTTGGCGTCCTTCTCGCTCGGGGCGTTCCGGCGCGGGGTGTTCGAGGCGGTCGGCCCGCTCGACGAGAACCTGCGCTACACCGAGGACGTCGAGTACGGCGCTCGCATGTCGGCGGTGTCGAGGATCGAGACGTCCACCAGGATCGTCGGCAGGCACGACGACGACGACAAGCTCTCCGTGTTGCTGCGCAAGCAGTTCACCCGCTCGATCCCCCTGGTCGCGCTGTTCGTCCAACGTGGACCCGAACGTCCTCGGCTGGACGACACGGCCTTCCGCCCGACCGGCGTGGCCGCCGCGACGATCGCCGTGGCCGCCGTGCCCGCGGCCCTGGTGTGGCCGTGGCTGCTGCCGTTGCCCGCGCTCTGCCTGGTGGCCTTCGCGGCGAGCGAACGGGCGTTGCTGGGCTTCGTGCGCGGGAAGGCCGGGACCCGGTTCACCTTGCTGTTCCTGGTGCTGCACCTGTTGATGAACTTCACGACCGGCGCCGCGGCCGGGGTCGGCGCGGTGCGGTGGCTGGTCTCCGGTCGCTTCCGGCGCTACTACCGGCAGGGCGAGCGGGTCCCGACGACGTCCGCGCGGGGAGCCGTCGATGCCTGA
- a CDS encoding endonuclease/exonuclease/phosphatase family protein yields MTVAATDPIALSSFETVRWCRGTKLLVAASVVWVVFLAAHLLLAGRWWLWSAVETMPPMVILLVPLVLLALAPLARPVRGKLVPLLLAALLAGVPFAGISFAVLTGGGNAENGVKVFSWNTEYWHMADDPGDFYSYLRAEDADVYLLQEYLFWDGGPVRIDDLARVRAAFPGYQVAQDSELITISRLPILTSRLLEVTDPDWRGSRILRTDIRVGGRVVSFYNSHFAVPIDLSLSPFSGEFYDYLHEQYVRRQDELAALRADLATNHNPVLVAGDFNSAWVANLLRLRDGVERRDPDTGSPLPLSWPGETIPLPRLWRLDWVFTTDDVRVEHYRFDADLGYSDHFAQELRISVT; encoded by the coding sequence GTGACCGTGGCCGCGACCGACCCGATCGCCCTGTCGTCGTTCGAGACCGTCCGCTGGTGCCGTGGCACGAAGCTGCTGGTGGCCGCGTCGGTGGTGTGGGTGGTGTTCCTGGCCGCCCACCTGCTGCTCGCGGGCCGCTGGTGGCTGTGGAGCGCCGTGGAGACCATGCCGCCGATGGTGATCCTCCTCGTCCCGCTGGTGCTCCTGGCGTTGGCGCCCCTGGCGCGGCCGGTGCGCGGGAAGCTGGTGCCGCTCCTGCTGGCGGCCCTGCTGGCGGGCGTGCCCTTCGCGGGCATCAGCTTCGCGGTGCTCACCGGCGGCGGGAACGCGGAGAACGGGGTGAAGGTGTTCTCCTGGAACACCGAGTACTGGCACATGGCCGACGACCCCGGCGACTTCTACTCGTACCTGCGCGCCGAGGACGCGGACGTGTACCTGTTGCAGGAGTACCTCTTCTGGGACGGCGGGCCGGTGCGCATCGACGACCTGGCGCGGGTGCGCGCCGCGTTCCCCGGTTACCAGGTGGCCCAGGACAGCGAGCTGATCACGATCTCCCGGCTGCCGATCCTCACCTCGCGGCTGTTGGAGGTGACCGACCCGGACTGGCGCGGCAGTCGGATCCTGCGCACCGACATCCGGGTCGGCGGCCGCGTGGTGTCCTTCTACAACTCGCACTTCGCGGTTCCGATCGACCTGTCCCTCTCGCCGTTCTCCGGTGAGTTCTACGACTACCTGCACGAGCAGTACGTCCGGCGCCAGGACGAACTGGCCGCGCTGCGCGCCGACCTGGCGACGAACCACAACCCCGTCCTGGTCGCGGGCGACTTCAACTCCGCGTGGGTGGCCAACCTGCTCCGGCTGCGCGACGGGGTCGAGCGCCGCGACCCGGACACGGGTTCCCCCCTTCCCCTGTCGTGGCCGGGGGAAACCATTCCACTGCCGCGGCTGTGGCGGCTGGACTGGGTGTTCACCACCGATGACGTGCGGGTGGAGCACTACCGGTTCGACGCCGATCTCGGCTACTCCGACCACTTCGCCCAAGAACTCCGGATCTCGGTGACCTGA